A single region of the Fusarium keratoplasticum isolate Fu6.1 chromosome 7, whole genome shotgun sequence genome encodes:
- a CDS encoding APH domain-containing protein, whose amino-acid sequence MASTASIDVDAKVQRALVGTKFEPSSLTKLSGGSVNWIYLVKLSTPLDDGTTEVLVKHGEPWMASKPEFPLPLLRCSIEMESLRVLSGRSSFGRSASTDIYTFVARTPNFFHFDDNAANQILEFLPDGINLKDYVLQHYNAPTPKSFEPQCRHLGKALGKWLRGFIDWTTRQVKHRHVVAQSDLGQEIKHMVNFLWLYERIKDFPDILDPVKDILGQVEQMAAAETKEVSKHQIIHGDFWTGNIILPNAPIQQGTEVPMLVIDWESTQLGLPSADFGQMIAEMYALWLYKSITAGLWMMEGFIDAYGNVSQDFAFRTAIQTGAHLLCITTTFPGWGTPEQVREVARVGRDIIVHAWKKDAACIPSTTMPKMTILLDQQSTAPRSTVTVTAKPDPTPKAECDFADGTIYWEFLISGIFDWADDGGKKLKEEESGCGALTNWKWLDGSDHNQGHQASFRLPFFMKSGCVERAIVSAGGPKI is encoded by the exons ATGGCATCAACAGCCTCCATCGATGTGGACGCCAAAGTTCAGAGAGCCCTCGTGGGCACCAAATTCGAGCCCTCATCCTTGACGAAACTCTCAGGAGGCTCCGTCAACTGGATCTATCTCGTAAAGTTATCGACACCCCTCGATGATGGGACAACAGAAGTTCTGGTTAAGCATGGAGAGCCCTGGATGGCCTCTAAGCCCGAGTTTCCACTACCCCTGCTTCGCTGC AGCATTGAAATGGAAAGCCTGAGGGTTCTGTCTGGTCGTTCCTCCTTTGGAAGATCTGCTTCCACGGATATCTATACTTTTGTCGCTCGAACACCAAACTTCTTCCACTTTGATGACAACGCCGCCAACCAGATACTAGAATTTCTACCCGATGGGATAAATTTAAAGGACTATGTTCTACAGCATTACAACGCTCCGACTCCCAAGTCCTTTGAACCGCAATGCCGCCATCTGGGCAAGGCATTGGGTAAATGGCTCAGAGGCTTTATCGATTGGACTACACGACAGGTCAAACACCGACATGTCGTGGCCCAGAGCGACCTCGGCCAGGAGATCAAGCACATGGTCAACTTTTTATGGCTGTACGAACGCATCAAAGACTTTCCGGATATTCTCGACCCTGTAAAGGACATTCTTGGACAGGTTGAGCAAATGGCCGCTGCGGAGACAAAGGAGGTTAGCAAGCACCAGATCATCCATGGTGACTTTTGGACCGGAAA tattattcTACCCAATGCCCCAATCCAGCAAGGCACCGAGGTGCCCATGTTGGTCATCGACTGGGAATCTACCCAACTCGGGTTGCCCAGCGCCGACTTTGGACAAATGATTGCCGAGATGTACGCTTTATGGCTGTACAAGTCCATCACCGCGGGACtatggatgatggagggcTTCATCGATGCGTATGGCAATGTCAGTCAAGACTTCGCCTTCCGCACCGCCATACAGACGGGTGCGCATCTGCTGTGCATTACCACGACGTTTCCGGGATGGGGAACGCCTGAACAGGTTCGAGAGGTTGCTCGTGTGGGGAGGGATATCATTGTACATGCTTGGAAGAAGGACGCTGCTTG CATCCCATCAACGACGATGCCTAAGATGAccatcctccttgatcaGCAGTCTACCGCACCTCGCAGCACCGTGACGGTGACAGCAAAACCTGACCCCACACCTAAAGCCGAATGTGACTTTGCGGATGGAACTATCTATTGGGAATTTCTCATCTCTGGGATCTTTGACTGGGCTGATGACGGAGGCAAAaagttgaaggaggaggagagtggCTGTGGGGCGCTAACAAACTGGAAGTGGCTCGATGGGAGTGACCATAACCAGGGCCATCAGGCCTCTTTCCGCCTCCCATTCTTTATGAAGTCGGGTTGTGTGGAGCGAGCCATCGTCTCGGCTGGTGGGCCAAAGATCTAA
- a CDS encoding Bac-luciferase domain-containing protein — translation MASKLPHNFIQGGPAEPLSKDLLEGKVQLERKYGYTLEGKQKRILLNAFDMNGVGHISIGQWQNPEDKSSQKNRLPYWIELAKLLERGKFNALFLADNYGSHDIYKGSHAPAIRAASQWPLYDPFSVISAMAAVTDTLAFGVTASTTFEPPFSLAKRFSTLDHLTNGRIAWNIVTSWSDTAARAHGLDQLPEHDTRYEMAEEYLSLVYKLWEGSWADGAVVKDPSTHTYTDPTKVRKIEHQGKFYKSSSAHQVDSSPQRTPVLFQAGMSPAGSSFAAKHAECIFCGGAGPALVAKSIEQTRQKARENSRDPYDLKFFVQFTPILGATDQEAHEKYERYRQYALGEGGLALLGSTSGVDVSKFPWDEEFPTDPKHPLMKGLTVKQRNRLLARPAGFDRWTPRILAEYQSLGGSGPYKIGSGATVADEMERWITEADVDGFNIGHIVVPGAWEDVIEYLVPELEKRGWLGKDYPVPQGTARENLYGSPGDSHVRKTHPGYQYKFKEDI, via the exons ATGGCCAGCAAGCTCCCTCACAACTTCATCCAAGGAGGGCCAGCGGAACCTCTCTCAAAGGACCTGTTGGAGGGTAAGGTGCAACTAGAGCGCAAGTATGGATATACACTCGAAGGAAAGCAGAAGCGTATCTTGCTCAACGCCTTCGATATGAACGGCGTCGGCCACATTAG TATTGGACAATGGCAGAATCCTGAGGATAAGAGCTCTCAGAAGAACCGCCTCCCATACTGGATTGAGCTAGCAAAGCTCCTGGAAAGGGGAAAGTTCAACGCTCTCTTTCTCG CCGACAACTACGGCTCGCACGACATTTACAAGGGAAGCCATGCCCCAGCGATCAGGGCGGCATCCCAATGGCCATTATACGATCCATTCAGC GTCATCTCTGCCATGGCCGCAGTGACAGACACCCTGGCCTTTGGAGTAACTGCTTCTACTACGTTTGAGCCCCCTTTCAGCTTGGCGAAACGCTTTTCAACGCTGGACCACCTGACCAACGGAAGAATTGCTTGG AACATCGTCACCTCATGGAGCGACACTGCGGCTCGGGCACACGGCCTGGACCAACTACCTGAGCACGACACTCGGTACGAAATGGCCGAGGAATATCTCAGCTTGGTATACAA ACTCTGGGAGGGTTCCTGGGCAGACGGCGCTGTGGTCAAGGATCCATCGACGCACACCTACACTGACCCAACCAAAGTACGCAAGATCGAGCATCAAGGTAAATTCTACAAGTCTTCAAGTGCGCACCAGGTCGACTCGAGCCCGCAGCGCACACCTGTGCTCTTCCAGGCCGGTATGTCACCCGCTGGCTCTTCCTTCGCCGCGAAGCACGCCGAGTGCATCTTTTGTGGTGGCGCAGGTCCGGCCTTGGTTGCCAAGAGTATCGAGCAAACTCGCCAAAAGGCTCGAGAGAACAGCCGCGATCCATACGACCTGAAGTTCTTTGTGCAATTTACTCCCATTCTGGGTGCCACCGACCAAGAGGCCCATGAGAAGTACGAGCGGTACCGCCAGTATGCTCTAGGCGAAGGTGGCCTCGCTCTGCTTGGTAGCACCTCGGGCGTCGACGTCTCCAAGTTCCCCTGGGATGAAGAGTTCCCTACCGACCCCAAGCATCCACTCATGAAAGGGTTGACAGTGAAGCAACGCAATAGACTCCTAGCGCGTCCAGCTGGCTTTGACCGCTGGACCCCGCGCATCCTGGCAGAATATCAATCCCTGGGTGGCAGTGGCCCTTACAAGATCGGGAGTGGTGCCACCGTtgcagatgagatggagcGATGGATCACTGAGGCTGATGTCGATGGTTTCAACATCGGTCACATCGTCGTACCTGGTGCCTGGGAAGATGTCATCGAGTATTTGGTTCCGGAGTTGGAAAAGCGTGGGTGGCTTGGCAAGGACTATCCCGTCCCTCAAGGTACAGCAAGGGAGAACTTGTATGGTAGTCCAGGAGACTCACATGTACGCAAAACGCACCCCGGATATCAGTACAAGTTCAAGGAAGATATCTAG
- a CDS encoding Endo-1,4-beta-xylanase gives MVSFFSLFAGLSLVAGALSAPVGVLKSPRSATPSSTATQEKSYHYWWTDSGRDVNFTSFDGGSYSIEWSNGANFIGGKGWNPGGRKNVKYAGTYSPNGNSYLALYGWTTSPLVEYYVVESFGDNDPSTDKEKKGEVTSDNGTYDIYVSSRKNVSSSEQTVKQYWSVRREKHVNGTITTGNHFDAWARAGLELGSFEYMIMATEGHLSSGSASITVGVDESPSSDGGDSDPAQVRAKVRVLVKVRALVKDQDQDQGLGMVKAQDLVPVKVLVPELVPALDKVPALDKVPALDKVPALVQDLALALALALALALALALALALALALALAPAPAPAPAQVKDLDLVKTLAQDLTALDQVLSVAQALTVTRDLAQSQSQILVKVKVKAPPQSQSQTQALVRDLIPAQALAKARAPVKDLTQVLPPAWDQILSAGRAQIVIQDLFQSQFQTLALALVKGQDLARAQYLILARAQPRARDQILNVARARIVTQALEQAPVKVLVKFLPQAQVLPRDRDQTLSAARDLIATQAQVKYPVLVQALGRVLEKALEQALVGGRAQSQSQSQSQTQDLARALLQDQDQTPNVVQGRTATQALGEDPEQDLVKVLEQALVEALVQSQSQTLE, from the exons ATggtttctttcttttctctcttcgcAGGGTTGAGCCTTGTGGCCGGAGCTCTGTCGGCTCCGGTTGGAGTGCTGAAATCTCCGAGATCCGCAACTCCAAGCAGCACCGCCACTCAAGAGAA ATCCTACCACTATTGGTGGACTGATAGTGGACGGGATGTCAACTTCACTAGTTTTGATGGAGGCTCATACTCGATTGAGTGGTCAAACGGAGCCAACTTTATTGGTGGCAAGGGATGGAACCCCGGCGGTCGCAA GAATGTGAAATACGCGGGCACTTACAGCCCCAACGGCAATAGTTATCTTGCCCTTTATGGATGGACTACCTCGCCCCTCGTTGAGTACTACGTGGTGGAATCTTTTGGCGACAATGATCCCTCTACcgacaaggaaaagaagggcGAAGTTACCAGCGATAACGGCACATACGACATCTATGTCAGTAGCCGGAAAAATGTGTCGTCTTCGGAGCAGACCGTCAAGCAGTACTGGTCTGTCCGACGTGAAAAGCACGTCAATGGAACAATCACCACGGGAAACCATTTCGATGCTTGGGCTCGTGCCGGCCTGGAGCTTGGCTCGTTTGAGTACATGATTATGGCCACCGAGGGACACCTCAGCAGCGGCTCTGCGTCGATTACAGTCGGGGTTGATGAATCTCCCTCTTCTGATGGTGGCGATAGC GATCCGGCTCAGGTTCGGGCCAAGGTTCGGGTTCTGGTCAAGGTTCGGGCTCTGGTCAAGGATCAGGATCAGGATCAGGGTCTGGGTATGGTGAAGGCTCAGGATCTGGTTCCGGTGAAGGTTCTGGTTCCGGAACTGGTTCCGGCTCTGGACAAGGTTCCGGCTCTGGACAAGGTTCCGGCTCTGGACAAGGTTCCGGCTCTGGTTCAGgatctggctctggctctggctctggctctggctctggctctggctctggctctggctctggctctggctctggctctggctctggctccggctccggctccggctccggctcaGGTGAAGGATCTGGATCTGGTGAAGACTCTGGCTCAGGATCTGACGGCTCTGGATCAGGTCCTGAGTGTGGCTCAGGCTCTGACTGTGACTCGGGATCTggcccagtcccagtcccagatTCTGGTGAAGGTGAAGGTGAAG GCTCCtccccagtcccagtcccagacACAGGCTCTGGTGAGGGATCTGATTCCGGCGCAGGCTCTGGCGAAGGCTCGGGCTCCGGTGAAGGATCTAACTCAGGTCCTACCCCCGGCTTGGGATCAGATACTGAGTGCGGGTCGGGCTCAGATTGTGATTCAGGATCTGTTCCAATCCCAGTTCCAGAcactggctctggctctggtgAAGGGTCAGGATCTGGCGAGGGCTCAGTACCTGATTCTGGCTCGAGCCCAACCCCGGGCTCGGGATCAGATACTGAATGTGGCTCGGGCCCGGATTGTAACTCAGGCTCTGGAGCAGGCTCCGGTGAAGGTTCTGGTGAAGTTCCTGCCCCAGGCTCAGGTTCTACCCCGGGATCGGGATCAGACACTGAGTGCGGCTCGGGATCTGATTGCAACTCAGGCTCAGGTGAAATACCCGGTTCTGGTTCAGGCTCTGGGGAGGGTTCTGGAGAAGGCTCTGGAGCAGGCTCTGGTGGGGGGTCGGGCtcagtcccagtcccagtcccagtcccagacACAGGATCTGGCACGAGCCCTACTCCAGGATCAGGATCAGACACCGAATGTGGTTCAGGGTCGGACTGCAACTCAGGCTCTGGGGGAGGATCCGGAACAGGATCTGGTGAAGGTTCTGGAGCAGGCGCTGGTGGAGGCTTTGGTtcagtcccagtcccagacTTTGGAGTAG